One genomic segment of Alphaproteobacteria bacterium HT1-32 includes these proteins:
- a CDS encoding threonine synthase gives MKYISTRGAAPVLDFDDVLLAGLARDGGLYLPESWPTFSADEIRALQGKPYTEIARKVITPFVAGSIDDADLKRIIETTYAAFRHDAVAPLKQLGPNDWLLELFHGPTIAFKDYALQMVGHLFDHVLSQRKERVTIVGATSGDTGSAAIEACRDRDAIDIFILFPNGRVSDVQRRQMTTVASGNVHCIAIEGDFDACQDMVKAMFNDGDLRDRLRLSAVNSINWARIMAQIVYYFHAAVGLGAPDRRLSFAVPTGNFGNIFAGYAARAMGLPIEKLVVGSNSNDILTRFFETDELKMTGVVPTISPSMDIQVSSNFERLLFDVYGRDAGELAEAMTRFRKTGSLAVSGNRLTEMSALFSAYRFDDNQTRDIIRDLYQRTGELLCPHSAIGVAAGRAGLEEDGATMVSLATAHPAKFPAAVEEASGIHPPLPPHLSDLFDREEKFTVLPNDIAAVSAFVTARTRAVPA, from the coding sequence TTGAAATACATCTCGACACGTGGCGCTGCGCCAGTTCTTGACTTTGATGATGTGCTGCTGGCCGGGCTTGCCCGCGATGGCGGCCTCTATCTGCCGGAAAGCTGGCCGACATTTTCTGCTGATGAGATACGCGCCCTTCAGGGTAAACCCTATACCGAGATTGCCCGGAAGGTGATTACGCCCTTTGTGGCCGGCAGTATTGATGATGCAGATCTGAAACGCATTATCGAGACCACCTACGCCGCCTTTCGTCATGATGCGGTCGCTCCCCTGAAACAGCTTGGCCCGAATGACTGGCTGCTGGAACTGTTTCATGGCCCGACGATTGCCTTCAAGGATTATGCCCTGCAGATGGTCGGGCATCTGTTTGACCATGTGCTCAGTCAGCGCAAGGAACGGGTAACAATTGTCGGGGCGACTTCCGGTGATACCGGCTCCGCTGCGATTGAGGCCTGCCGGGATCGTGACGCCATTGATATCTTTATCCTGTTCCCGAATGGCCGGGTTTCGGATGTACAGCGGCGGCAGATGACCACGGTGGCCTCCGGCAATGTGCATTGCATTGCCATTGAAGGTGACTTCGATGCCTGTCAGGACATGGTCAAGGCGATGTTCAATGACGGAGACCTGCGCGACCGGCTTCGGCTGTCGGCGGTGAATTCGATCAACTGGGCCCGGATCATGGCCCAGATTGTGTATTACTTCCATGCGGCGGTTGGTCTGGGTGCGCCGGACCGGCGTCTTTCCTTTGCGGTGCCGACCGGGAATTTTGGCAACATCTTTGCCGGCTATGCAGCCCGGGCAATGGGTCTGCCGATTGAAAAGCTGGTCGTTGGTTCCAATTCCAATGATATCCTGACCCGTTTCTTTGAAACGGATGAACTGAAGATGACCGGTGTCGTACCGACAATCTCGCCCAGCATGGATATTCAGGTTTCGAGCAACTTTGAACGTCTGCTGTTTGATGTCTATGGCCGCGATGCCGGTGAACTGGCAGAAGCCATGACCCGTTTCCGCAAGACCGGCAGTCTTGCCGTCTCCGGTAACCGGCTGACTGAAATGTCGGCATTGTTCTCTGCCTACCGGTTTGACGACAATCAGACCCGCGACATCATTCGTGATTTGTACCAGCGCACGGGTGAACTGCTTTGTCCGCACAGTGCCATCGGCGTTGCTGCCGGACGGGCCGGGCTTGAAGAAGACGGGGCGACGATGGTTTCGCTGGCGACGGCACATCCCGCGAAGTTCCCGGCGGCGGTTGAAGAAGCCTCCGGTATTCACCCGCCACTGCCGCCACATCTGTCAGATCTGTTTGACCGGGAAGAAAAGTTCACGGTGCTGCCAAATGACATTGCGGCGGTCAGCGCCTTTGTCACTGCGCGCACCCGGGCTGTACCGGCATGA
- a CDS encoding insulinase family protein, producing the protein MKVNITSLDNGLTVVSETMPHLQTATVGVWVGVGARDERADQNGVSHMLEHMAFKGTSRRDAYAIAAEIEAVGGHLNAYTSRENTAYYAKVLKDDMPLATDIIADILQHSAFDPVELERERTVILQEIGQAEDTPDDIIFDHFQETAFPNQSMGRPILGSAELVRSFSRDQVAGYMSQHYAAPGMVLAATGNLDHAALIDLAETHFTGLSSDPATLREAAAYQGGDFRKTDDLEQVHFLLGFDGASYAAEDYYPVSVLATLLGGGMSSRLFQEIREKRGLVYSIYSFASSFSDSGMFGVYAGTSPSDIAELAPVVCDELMKVTQSVEDEEVDRAKAQLKASIMMSMESSGSRCEQIARQWQIFGRILGPEEILAHIDEVDASMVIAAARRVFASRPTVAAMGDLRGLESYDQITARLS; encoded by the coding sequence ATGAAAGTAAATATCACCAGTCTTGATAACGGGCTGACCGTTGTTTCGGAAACGATGCCCCATCTGCAGACGGCAACTGTCGGCGTATGGGTTGGCGTCGGTGCGCGTGATGAACGGGCAGATCAGAACGGGGTCTCGCATATGCTGGAACATATGGCATTTAAAGGCACGTCACGCCGGGATGCCTATGCCATTGCAGCGGAGATCGAGGCTGTCGGCGGGCATCTGAATGCCTATACAAGCCGCGAGAATACGGCCTATTACGCCAAGGTTCTGAAGGATGACATGCCGCTGGCGACCGATATCATCGCCGACATTCTGCAGCATTCAGCCTTCGACCCGGTAGAACTGGAGCGGGAACGCACGGTCATTCTGCAGGAAATCGGACAGGCAGAAGATACGCCTGACGACATCATCTTTGATCATTTTCAGGAAACGGCCTTCCCGAATCAGTCGATGGGACGTCCGATTCTAGGCAGTGCCGAGCTTGTCCGGAGCTTCTCGCGGGACCAGGTCGCGGGCTACATGTCACAACATTACGCCGCGCCCGGTATGGTGCTGGCGGCGACGGGTAATCTGGATCACGCGGCACTGATTGATCTGGCCGAGACCCATTTTACCGGACTGTCATCAGATCCGGCGACCTTGCGCGAGGCCGCAGCCTATCAGGGTGGTGATTTCCGCAAAACGGACGATCTGGAACAGGTGCATTTCCTGCTGGGTTTCGACGGCGCGTCCTACGCCGCAGAGGATTATTATCCGGTTTCCGTGCTGGCCACCCTGCTGGGTGGTGGGATGTCGTCGCGGCTGTTCCAGGAAATTCGCGAGAAACGCGGACTGGTCTACAGCATCTACAGCTTTGCCTCCTCCTTCAGTGATAGTGGCATGTTCGGTGTTTATGCGGGCACCAGCCCGTCGGATATCGCCGAACTTGCGCCGGTGGTCTGTGACGAGCTGATGAAGGTGACACAATCGGTCGAGGACGAGGAAGTGGATCGTGCGAAAGCACAGCTCAAGGCTTCGATCATGATGTCGATGGAAAGCTCGGGCTCGCGCTGTGAGCAGATCGCACGGCAATGGCAGATATTCGGTCGTATTCTCGGTCCTGAAGAGATTCTTGCGCATATCGACGAGGTCGATGCCTCGATGGTCATCGCTGCGGCCCGGCGGGTTTTTGCCTCGCGTCCGACAGTGGCGGCGATGGGTGATCTGCGCGGGCTGGAATCCTATGACCAGATCACAGCCCGGCTCAGCTGA